A window of the Acidovorax sp. YS12 genome harbors these coding sequences:
- the ampD gene encoding 1,6-anhydro-N-acetylmuramyl-L-alanine amidase AmpD produces MAPTTPNEQPAPSHPAWDGGWHTGARRLPSPNFGPRPAQAHIDLVVVHSISLPPGEYGTGAVQQLFTNRLDWDAHPYYQGLRGLEVSAHFFITRSGALWQFVDCDQRAWHAGASRYRGRERCNDDSVGIELEGLEGRTFAPAQYAALARLCRDLAARYPIAHVAGHEHIAPGRKQDPGPGFQWRRLQQALGWEAARFPAPDSNRTQKT; encoded by the coding sequence ATGGCGCCGACGACGCCGAATGAGCAGCCCGCACCCTCCCATCCCGCCTGGGACGGGGGCTGGCACACCGGCGCGCGGCGCCTGCCCTCGCCCAACTTCGGCCCGCGGCCAGCGCAGGCGCACATCGACCTGGTCGTGGTGCACTCCATCAGCCTGCCGCCAGGCGAGTACGGCACCGGCGCGGTGCAGCAGCTGTTCACCAACCGGCTCGACTGGGACGCCCACCCCTACTACCAGGGCCTGCGCGGGCTGGAAGTCTCGGCCCACTTCTTCATCACGCGCTCCGGGGCGCTGTGGCAGTTCGTGGACTGCGACCAGCGCGCCTGGCACGCGGGCGCCTCGCGCTACCGCGGCCGCGAGCGCTGCAACGACGACTCGGTCGGCATCGAGCTCGAAGGCCTGGAAGGCCGGACCTTCGCGCCCGCGCAATACGCCGCGCTGGCCCGCCTGTGCCGCGACCTGGCGGCGCGCTACCCCATCGCCCACGTCGCGGGGCACGAGCACATCGCCCCGGGGCGCAAGCAAGACCCAGGGCCCGGGTTCCAGTGGCGCCGTCTGCAGCAGGCGCTGGGGTGGGAAGCGGCCCGCTTTCCCGCGCCGGACAGCAACAGGACTCAAAAAACATAG
- a CDS encoding DUF3426 domain-containing protein, protein MSQITCCPSCGTKFKVVADQLRISEGWVRCGQCKEIFDASAHMQAVVAAPLLPDFPLEEGAVAHAAPVVPAPAPEPVAPLLEVPGPVVPAFLAVPAPPPVAVAVVEPAEPMPAEAEAVPEEAPALAPEVPEVAEAPAEDALEFPALLPVDPWVQEIPQEASAEVPGEPAGDAVPATAPPAVPAAATPPAPVQPPPSSEEEDVDGDATPEPGFVRAARRQAFWHSAGVRFVLLLLCLAALAGLAAQMAVHQRNALAAAQPQLRPWLELACARLGCAIGPDRRIAVVAIDSSGFVKAGRGDSYQLTLAIKNLSGAAVAMPAVELTLTDAQDQAVLRRVLLPAELEAPVELAAHGEWSGQTMVVLAGPALRLSGYRVLAFYP, encoded by the coding sequence ATGAGCCAGATCACCTGCTGCCCTTCCTGCGGAACGAAGTTCAAGGTCGTCGCGGACCAGCTGCGCATTTCCGAGGGCTGGGTGCGGTGCGGCCAGTGCAAGGAAATATTCGACGCATCGGCCCACATGCAGGCCGTCGTCGCGGCACCGCTGTTGCCGGACTTCCCGCTCGAAGAAGGGGCAGTTGCGCATGCCGCGCCCGTGGTGCCTGCGCCCGCGCCGGAGCCCGTCGCGCCCCTGCTGGAGGTGCCCGGGCCGGTGGTGCCCGCCTTTCTCGCGGTGCCTGCGCCACCGCCCGTGGCCGTGGCCGTGGTGGAGCCCGCGGAGCCCATGCCGGCCGAGGCCGAGGCGGTTCCCGAGGAGGCCCCTGCGCTGGCGCCGGAAGTGCCGGAGGTGGCGGAGGCGCCCGCCGAGGACGCGCTGGAATTCCCGGCGCTCCTGCCCGTGGATCCATGGGTGCAGGAGATACCGCAAGAAGCTTCCGCCGAGGTGCCCGGCGAACCGGCCGGCGATGCCGTGCCGGCCACTGCACCGCCGGCCGTGCCTGCGGCTGCTACCCCGCCTGCTCCGGTGCAGCCGCCCCCCTCCAGCGAGGAGGAAGACGTGGACGGAGACGCTACCCCCGAGCCCGGCTTCGTGCGCGCGGCGCGGCGCCAGGCGTTCTGGCACAGCGCGGGCGTGCGCTTCGTGCTGCTGCTGCTGTGCCTGGCGGCGCTGGCCGGGCTGGCCGCGCAAATGGCCGTGCACCAGCGCAATGCGCTGGCCGCCGCGCAGCCACAGCTGCGCCCGTGGCTGGAACTGGCGTGTGCCCGGCTCGGCTGCGCCATCGGCCCGGACCGGCGCATCGCAGTCGTGGCCATCGACAGCTCCGGTTTCGTCAAGGCCGGGCGCGGCGACTCCTACCAATTGACACTGGCGATCAAGAACCTCTCCGGCGCGGCCGTGGCGATGCCCGCCGTCGAGCTGACCCTGACCGATGCGCAGGATCAGGCCGTGCTGCGCCGCGTGCTGCTGCCCGCCGAGCTGGAAGCGCCCGTGGAGCTGGCCGCGCATGGCGAATGGAGTGGCCAGACCATGGTGGTGCTGGCCGGGCCCGCGCTGCGCTTGTCGGGCTACCGCGTGCTGGCCTTCTATCCCTGA
- a CDS encoding ribonucleoside-diphosphate reductase subunit alpha, with translation MQVAFDTPSSTHADPALQAFEATARAQSALAHYQILRRNGSVAAFEPQKIAVALMKAFLAVHGTQGAASASVREVVDELTHAVVRALARSRPGGGTFHIEDVQDHVELGLMRGGHHEVARAYVLYRERRAQERAQQQAQLLPQAPAIHVVDNGQRVLLDLLRLRALVASACTGLSGEVQPEPIVAETLRNLYDGIPMDEVYKASILAARTLIEKDPDYTYATARLLLHTIVREVLGQDVAPAAMGEAYANSFPQFIQKGVDNELLDPQLLQYDLPRLAKALQPQRDLQFDYLGLQTLYDRYFLHVRKARIELPQAFFMRVAMGLALRESDRDARAIEFYEVLSSFDFMSSTPTLFNSGTLRSQLSSCYLTTVPDHLEGIYDAIKENALLSKFAGGLGNDWTRVRALGSHIKGTNGESQGVVPFLKVVNDTAVAVNQGGKRKGAVCTYLETWHLDIEEFLELRKNTGDDRRRTHDMNTANWIPDLFMKRVMDKGQWTLFSPSDVPDLHDLYGQDFERAYCAYEAQADRGELTLFKRVAAVDLWRKMLSMLFETGHPWITFKDPCNIRSPQQHVGVVHSSNLCTEITLNTSETETAVCNLGSVNLLRHIQDGQLDHAKLRKTIATAMRMLDNVIDINYYAVDKARDANLRHRPVGLGLMGFQDSLYELRIPYASDAAVAFADESMEAICYYAYWASTELAKERGQYSSYRGSLWDRGILPLDTLNLLEQARGGHVQVDRGTRLDWDALRRKIAQDGMRNSNCVAIAPTATISNIVGVDASIEPSFGNLSVKSNLSGEFTVVNAYLVRDLKRLGLWDDVMVMDLKHFKGSLQPIDRAPQDLKALYATAFEVEPRWLVEAASRRQKWIDQAQSLNIYMAGASGKKLDETYKLAWVRGLKTTYYLRTQSATHVEMSTVNKRQLNAVASHGADGALEAAAAAAQAQMNAAPATDVKFCAIDDPGCEACQ, from the coding sequence ATGCAAGTTGCGTTTGACACGCCTTCTTCCACGCATGCCGACCCGGCGCTCCAGGCTTTCGAGGCGACCGCCCGCGCCCAGTCCGCCCTGGCCCATTACCAGATCCTGCGCCGCAACGGCTCCGTGGCCGCCTTCGAGCCGCAGAAGATCGCCGTGGCCTTGATGAAGGCCTTCCTGGCCGTGCACGGCACGCAGGGCGCGGCCTCGGCCAGCGTGCGCGAGGTGGTGGACGAACTGACGCATGCCGTGGTGCGCGCGCTGGCCCGCTCGCGCCCCGGCGGCGGCACCTTCCACATCGAGGACGTGCAGGACCATGTAGAACTCGGCCTGATGCGCGGCGGCCACCACGAGGTGGCGCGCGCCTACGTGCTGTACCGCGAGCGCCGCGCGCAGGAGCGCGCGCAGCAGCAGGCGCAGCTTCTGCCCCAGGCTCCGGCGATCCACGTGGTGGACAACGGCCAGCGCGTGCTGCTCGACCTGCTGCGCCTGCGCGCGCTCGTGGCCAGCGCCTGCACCGGGCTGAGCGGCGAGGTGCAGCCCGAGCCCATCGTGGCCGAGACGCTGCGCAACCTGTACGACGGCATTCCCATGGACGAGGTGTACAAGGCCTCGATCCTGGCGGCGCGCACGCTGATCGAGAAGGACCCCGACTACACCTACGCCACCGCGCGCCTGCTGCTGCACACCATTGTGCGCGAGGTGCTGGGGCAGGACGTGGCCCCGGCCGCCATGGGCGAGGCCTATGCCAATTCGTTCCCGCAGTTCATCCAGAAGGGCGTGGACAACGAGCTGCTCGACCCGCAGCTGCTGCAATACGACCTGCCCCGGCTGGCCAAGGCGCTGCAGCCCCAGCGCGACCTGCAGTTCGACTACCTCGGCCTGCAGACGCTGTACGACCGCTACTTCCTGCACGTGCGCAAAGCCCGCATCGAGCTGCCGCAGGCGTTCTTCATGCGCGTGGCCATGGGCCTGGCGCTGCGCGAGAGCGACCGCGACGCGCGCGCCATCGAGTTCTACGAGGTGCTGTCGTCGTTCGACTTCATGAGCAGCACGCCCACGCTGTTCAACAGCGGCACGCTGCGCTCGCAGCTGTCGAGCTGCTACCTGACCACGGTGCCCGACCACCTGGAGGGCATCTACGACGCCATCAAGGAAAACGCGCTGCTGTCCAAGTTCGCCGGCGGCCTGGGCAACGACTGGACGCGCGTGCGCGCGCTCGGCTCGCACATCAAGGGCACGAACGGCGAATCGCAGGGCGTGGTGCCCTTCCTGAAAGTGGTCAACGACACCGCCGTGGCCGTGAACCAGGGCGGCAAGCGCAAGGGCGCGGTCTGCACCTACCTGGAGACCTGGCACCTGGACATCGAGGAGTTCCTGGAACTGCGCAAGAACACCGGCGACGACCGCCGCCGCACGCACGACATGAACACGGCCAACTGGATTCCCGACCTGTTCATGAAGCGCGTGATGGACAAGGGCCAGTGGACGCTGTTCTCCCCCTCCGACGTGCCCGATCTGCACGACCTGTACGGCCAGGACTTCGAGCGCGCCTACTGTGCCTACGAGGCCCAGGCCGACCGTGGCGAACTCACGCTGTTCAAGCGCGTGGCGGCCGTGGACCTGTGGCGCAAGATGCTGTCGATGCTGTTCGAGACCGGCCACCCCTGGATCACGTTCAAGGACCCGTGCAACATCCGCTCGCCCCAGCAGCACGTGGGCGTGGTGCACTCGTCGAACCTGTGCACCGAGATCACGCTGAACACCAGCGAGACCGAAACCGCCGTGTGCAACCTCGGCTCGGTGAACCTGCTGCGCCACATCCAGGACGGCCAGCTCGACCACGCCAAGCTGCGCAAGACCATCGCCACGGCCATGCGCATGCTCGACAACGTCATCGACATCAACTACTACGCCGTGGACAAGGCGCGCGACGCCAACCTGCGCCACCGCCCCGTGGGCCTGGGGCTGATGGGCTTCCAGGACAGCCTGTACGAACTGCGCATTCCCTATGCATCCGACGCCGCCGTGGCCTTCGCCGACGAGTCGATGGAAGCCATCTGCTACTACGCCTACTGGGCATCGACCGAGCTGGCCAAGGAGCGCGGCCAGTACTCCAGCTACCGCGGCTCGCTGTGGGACCGCGGCATCCTGCCGCTGGACACGCTGAACCTGCTGGAGCAGGCGCGCGGCGGCCACGTGCAGGTGGACCGCGGCACACGCCTGGACTGGGACGCCCTGCGCCGCAAGATCGCCCAGGACGGCATGCGCAACTCCAACTGCGTGGCCATCGCCCCGACCGCGACCATCTCCAACATCGTCGGCGTCGATGCCTCGATCGAGCCCTCGTTCGGCAACCTGTCGGTCAAGTCCAACCTGTCGGGCGAATTCACCGTGGTCAACGCCTACCTGGTGCGCGACCTCAAGCGCCTGGGCCTTTGGGACGACGTGATGGTGATGGACCTGAAGCACTTCAAGGGCTCGCTGCAGCCCATCGACCGCGCGCCGCAGGACCTCAAGGCGCTGTACGCCACTGCGTTCGAGGTCGAGCCGCGCTGGCTGGTCGAAGCCGCCTCGCGGCGCCAGAAGTGGATCGACCAGGCGCAGAGCCTGAACATCTACATGGCCGGCGCATCGGGCAAGAAGCTCGACGAGACCTACAAGCTGGCCTGGGTGCGCGGCCTCAAGACCACCTACTACCTGCGCACGCAAAGCGCCACGCACGTCGAGATGAGCACGGTGAACAAGCGCCAGCTCAACGCCGTGGCCAGCCACGGCGCGGACGGCGCGCTGGAGGCCGCGGCCGCCGCGGCGCAGGCCCAGATGAACGCCGCCCCTGCCACCGACGTGAAGTTCTGCGCCATCGACGACCCCGGTTGCGAGGCCTGCCAGTAA
- a CDS encoding sigma-54-dependent Fis family transcriptional regulator: protein MTANAAFVLVVDDEPDLRTLYELTLLREGHRVETAASVQEARQQLRAQRFDVVLTDMRLPDGQGLELILELRDAQRRERCVVMTAYGSAENAVEALRAGAFDYLTKPVDLKQFRAVVASAVQGAGGVPAPRSARPGTKPAAAPHDGCAALDRLVGDSEPMRTIKQHIAKVARGMAPVLVRGESGTGKELVARALHANSQRADGPLVAVNCGAIPENLLEAEFFGARKGSYTGATQDREGYFQAARGGTLFLDEIGDLPLSMQSKLLRAIQERSVRPLGSTQEETADVRIISATHRDLAADVQAGRFRQDLYYRLNVIELVLPALRERREDLPALCEALLTRIAQESGQPTPQLTPQALAQIASHPLTGNVRELENLLHRAMTLSEEGTLQLGHGTAPPMPPPAPPAPEEPAAPTPEAVPAPTPALAQALKELPSDLQGWLDQQEREILVRALHDSGFNRTAAAVRLGISLRQIRYRIARLQIPTPQDSDGADDAE from the coding sequence ATGACCGCCAACGCCGCCTTCGTACTGGTCGTCGACGACGAACCCGACCTGCGCACCCTGTATGAGCTGACCCTGCTGCGCGAGGGCCACCGCGTGGAGACCGCCGCCAGCGTGCAGGAGGCGCGCCAGCAACTGCGCGCGCAGCGCTTCGACGTGGTGCTGACCGACATGCGCCTGCCCGACGGCCAGGGCCTGGAGCTGATCCTGGAGCTGCGCGACGCCCAGCGGCGCGAGCGCTGCGTCGTCATGACCGCCTACGGCTCAGCCGAGAACGCCGTGGAGGCGTTGCGCGCCGGCGCCTTTGACTACCTGACCAAGCCCGTGGACCTCAAGCAGTTCCGCGCCGTCGTGGCCTCGGCCGTGCAGGGCGCGGGCGGCGTGCCCGCGCCGCGCAGCGCGCGCCCGGGCACCAAGCCGGCGGCCGCGCCGCACGACGGCTGCGCCGCGCTCGACCGCCTGGTGGGCGACTCGGAGCCCATGCGCACCATCAAGCAGCACATCGCCAAGGTGGCGCGTGGCATGGCGCCGGTGCTGGTGCGCGGCGAGTCGGGCACCGGCAAGGAGCTGGTGGCACGCGCCCTGCACGCCAACAGCCAGCGCGCGGACGGCCCGCTGGTGGCCGTGAACTGCGGCGCCATCCCCGAGAACCTGCTCGAAGCCGAGTTCTTCGGCGCGCGCAAGGGCTCCTATACCGGCGCAACGCAAGACCGCGAGGGCTATTTCCAGGCCGCGCGGGGCGGCACGCTGTTTCTCGACGAAATCGGCGACCTGCCCCTGTCCATGCAGTCGAAGCTGCTGCGCGCCATCCAGGAGCGCAGCGTGCGCCCGCTCGGCTCGACCCAGGAAGAGACCGCGGACGTGCGCATCATCAGCGCCACGCACCGCGACCTGGCCGCCGACGTGCAGGCCGGGCGCTTCCGCCAGGACCTGTATTACCGGCTCAACGTGATCGAGCTGGTGCTCCCCGCCCTGCGCGAGCGCCGCGAGGACCTGCCCGCGCTGTGCGAGGCGCTGCTGACGCGCATCGCCCAGGAATCCGGCCAGCCCACCCCGCAGCTCACGCCGCAGGCGCTGGCGCAGATCGCCAGCCACCCGCTGACGGGCAACGTGCGCGAACTCGAGAACCTGCTGCACCGGGCCATGACCCTCAGCGAGGAGGGCACGCTGCAGCTCGGCCATGGCACGGCCCCCCCCATGCCGCCGCCAGCGCCCCCCGCGCCCGAAGAGCCGGCCGCGCCAACGCCCGAGGCCGTGCCAGCGCCCACGCCCGCCCTGGCGCAAGCGCTGAAGGAACTGCCCTCGGACCTGCAGGGCTGGCTCGACCAGCAGGAGCGCGAAATCCTCGTGCGCGCCCTGCACGACAGCGGCTTCAACCGCACCGCCGCCGCCGTGCGCCTGGGCATCAGCCTGCGCCAGATCCGCTACCGCATCGCGCGGCTGCAGATCCCCACCCCCCAGGACAGCGATGGCGCCGACGACGCCGAATGA
- a CDS encoding ribonucleotide-diphosphate reductase subunit beta has translation MLTWDEEAKPAPQDSLQSGTPLHSPQASAAASQQRRVNAADKRIINGQTDVNQLVPFKYKWAWEKYLATCANHWMPQEINMTRDIALWKDPNGLTEDERRIVKRNLGFFTTADSLAANNIVLGTYRHITAPECRQFLLRQAFEEAIHTHAYQYIVESIGLDEGEIFNAYNEIGSIRDKDEFLIPFIDAIMDPNFHTGTPETDQTLLKSLIVFACLMEGLFFYVGFTQILALGRQNKMVGAAEQYQYILRDESMHCNFGIDLINQLKLENPHLWTAEFKDEIKALFLKAVDLEYRYAEDTMPRGVLGMNASMFKGYLRYIANRRATQIGLEALFPNEENPFPWMSEMIDLKKERNFFETRVIEYQSGGALSWD, from the coding sequence ATGCTGACCTGGGACGAAGAAGCCAAGCCCGCACCGCAGGATTCCCTGCAAAGCGGCACTCCCCTCCACAGCCCGCAAGCTTCTGCGGCTGCTTCTCAGCAACGCCGCGTCAACGCCGCCGACAAGCGCATCATCAACGGCCAGACCGACGTCAACCAGCTCGTGCCCTTCAAGTACAAATGGGCCTGGGAAAAATACCTGGCCACCTGCGCCAACCACTGGATGCCGCAGGAAATCAACATGACGCGCGACATCGCGCTGTGGAAGGACCCCAACGGCCTGACCGAAGACGAACGCCGCATCGTCAAGCGCAACCTGGGCTTCTTCACCACCGCCGACTCGCTGGCCGCGAACAACATCGTGCTGGGCACCTACCGCCACATCACCGCGCCCGAATGCCGCCAGTTCCTGCTGCGCCAGGCGTTCGAGGAAGCGATCCACACCCACGCCTACCAGTACATCGTGGAGTCCATCGGCCTGGACGAAGGCGAGATCTTCAACGCCTACAACGAAATCGGCTCGATCCGCGACAAGGACGAATTCCTGATCCCGTTCATCGACGCGATCATGGACCCGAACTTCCACACCGGCACCCCGGAGACCGACCAGACGCTGCTCAAGAGCCTGATCGTCTTCGCCTGCCTGATGGAAGGGCTGTTCTTCTACGTCGGCTTCACGCAGATCCTGGCGCTGGGCCGCCAGAACAAGATGGTGGGCGCGGCCGAGCAGTACCAGTACATCCTGCGCGACGAGTCGATGCACTGCAACTTCGGCATCGACCTGATCAACCAGCTCAAGCTGGAGAACCCGCACCTTTGGACGGCCGAGTTCAAGGACGAGATCAAGGCCCTGTTCCTCAAGGCCGTGGACCTGGAGTACCGCTACGCCGAAGACACCATGCCGCGCGGCGTGCTCGGCATGAACGCCTCCATGTTCAAGGGCTACCTGCGCTACATCGCCAACCGCCGTGCCACCCAGATCGGGCTGGAGGCACTGTTCCCCAACGAAGAAAATCCGTTCCCCTGGATGAGCGAGATGATCGACCTGAAGAAGGAACGCAACTTCTTCGAGACGCGCGTCATCGAGTACCAGTCCGGCGGCGCGCTTTCCTGGGACTGA
- a CDS encoding histone: protein MATKPTAKKAAPAKKAAATEAPAKKTVAAKKAAPAAKAATPAKKAAAPAKKAAAPAKTVAAKKAAPAPKAAAPAKKAVAAAPQKAKAAAPAKKAAAAPAKKAAAAPVKKAAAPAKKATPAKKAAPAAAKTAAPAKKAAAPAAKKVAAKAPEAAKASTAAKKAAAPKKAAAKPVAKAAPAAPAVQTTLSPKAAWPFPTGGKP, encoded by the coding sequence ATGGCAACCAAGCCGACCGCAAAGAAAGCCGCACCCGCCAAAAAGGCCGCAGCCACCGAGGCTCCGGCCAAGAAGACCGTAGCCGCAAAGAAGGCCGCGCCCGCCGCCAAGGCCGCGACGCCCGCCAAGAAGGCCGCTGCCCCCGCTAAGAAGGCCGCCGCGCCGGCCAAGACCGTAGCGGCCAAGAAGGCCGCGCCCGCCCCCAAGGCCGCCGCACCCGCCAAGAAAGCCGTAGCGGCCGCGCCGCAAAAGGCCAAGGCCGCAGCGCCCGCCAAGAAGGCCGCTGCCGCGCCTGCAAAGAAAGCCGCTGCCGCCCCGGTGAAGAAGGCCGCCGCCCCCGCCAAGAAGGCCACGCCAGCCAAGAAGGCCGCACCCGCAGCCGCCAAAACGGCAGCACCCGCCAAGAAGGCAGCCGCCCCTGCCGCCAAGAAGGTAGCAGCAAAGGCGCCCGAAGCCGCCAAGGCCAGCACGGCCGCCAAGAAAGCCGCCGCGCCGAAGAAAGCCGCCGCCAAGCCCGTGGCCAAGGCAGCACCTGCAGCGCCTGCCGTGCAGACCACGCTCAGTCCGAAAGCCGCGTGGCCCTTCCCGACCGGCGGCAAGCCGTAA
- a CDS encoding carbohydrate kinase family protein produces the protein MAALICGSLAFDTIMTFEGRFAEQILPDQLHILNVSFLVPQLRRDFGGCAGNIAYSLKLLGGEPLPMAMLGNDGGGYLERLQGLGISTRHVGLAQDSYTAQAMIMTDRDNNQITAFHPGAMMQAHSQRIDAGTGARLAIIAPDGRDAMLEHAAQCHAAGIPFVFDPGQGLPMFNGDELAAFVAQASWITVNDYEGKMLCERTGWSLETLSRKVRGLVVTLGGEGCEVWTDGAKILVPPVPPAAVVDPTGCGDAWRGALLYGLEQGWPLERCAQLGNRVGALKIAQRGPQNYQLDFDPQ, from the coding sequence ATGGCTGCGTTGATTTGCGGATCCCTGGCGTTCGACACCATCATGACCTTCGAGGGGCGCTTCGCCGAGCAGATACTGCCCGACCAGCTGCACATCCTGAACGTCTCGTTCCTGGTGCCGCAGCTGCGCCGCGATTTCGGCGGGTGCGCCGGCAACATCGCCTACAGCCTCAAGCTGCTGGGCGGCGAACCGCTGCCCATGGCCATGCTGGGCAACGATGGCGGCGGCTACCTGGAGCGCCTGCAAGGCCTGGGCATCAGCACCCGCCACGTCGGGCTGGCGCAGGACAGCTATACCGCCCAGGCCATGATCATGACGGACCGTGACAACAACCAGATCACGGCCTTCCACCCCGGCGCGATGATGCAGGCGCACAGCCAGCGCATCGACGCCGGCACGGGCGCGCGCCTGGCCATCATCGCCCCCGATGGGCGCGACGCCATGCTGGAGCACGCCGCGCAGTGCCATGCCGCCGGCATCCCCTTCGTCTTCGACCCGGGGCAGGGCCTGCCCATGTTCAACGGTGACGAGCTGGCGGCTTTCGTGGCCCAGGCCAGCTGGATCACCGTCAACGACTACGAAGGCAAGATGCTGTGCGAACGCACCGGCTGGAGCCTGGAAACCCTGTCGCGCAAGGTGCGCGGCCTGGTCGTGACCCTGGGCGGCGAGGGCTGCGAGGTCTGGACGGACGGTGCCAAGATCCTGGTGCCCCCTGTGCCGCCCGCTGCCGTGGTGGACCCCACGGGGTGCGGCGACGCATGGCGCGGCGCGTTGCTCTACGGCCTGGAGCAGGGCTGGCCGCTGGAGCGGTGCGCGCAACTGGGCAACCGCGTGGGGGCGCTCAAGATCGCGCAGCGCGGGCCGCAGAACTACCAGCTGGACTTCGATCCCCAGTGA
- a CDS encoding PAS domain-containing sensor histidine kinase: MPAAPQRSDTPFQRLWHGFLSARALVALALLLLQGAGLALHQNPEPELLALCALYLVVAVLTRLLAAPLPPDPQPGPSWLPLLGVDLLMVGLLQWLQNGGMNYTPLFGIPILMASVLGSLTLALGTTATATLLLLGSVWWRSLDPNAGDAAQHYLQAALTGTGYFMVAYLAYQLAQRLLSEQQMAQQSQQRAREQGQVNALVIENLSDGVLVLSQDCSVRAANPAARQLLGGQADGLTPPFLLGAEPAWEPLWRMARATFASGQPQRADVGLLHPGQSPTGLRVRTWLTAAQQGARETRTEPQCVMFLHDLRELEARLRTEKLAAMGRMSAAVAHEIRNPLAAIVQANALLGEDLGDPAQQRLCHMVQQNAERLARIAEEVLDIARVQNQISHAPAVSLALDEAVAQVWNDWRGTEPARRQALVALQAPGVQVEFDAEHLRRVLINLLDNALRFMGTQPDSLQLHTQAAGTGLVSLQVWSDGAPLDPSVERHLFEPFFSSHSRSSGLGLYICRELCQRHGASLAYQRLSRATARGPAGGNAFTVTFRKTTRPAEPAGLFDTLMV, translated from the coding sequence ATGCCTGCCGCCCCGCAGCGTTCCGACACCCCCTTCCAGCGCCTGTGGCACGGCTTCCTGAGCGCGCGCGCCCTGGTGGCGCTGGCCCTGCTGCTGCTGCAGGGCGCGGGCCTGGCGCTGCACCAGAACCCCGAGCCCGAGCTGCTGGCGCTGTGCGCCCTGTACCTGGTGGTGGCCGTGCTCACGCGGCTGCTGGCGGCGCCGCTGCCGCCCGACCCGCAGCCAGGGCCGTCGTGGCTGCCGCTGCTGGGCGTGGACCTGCTGATGGTGGGCCTGCTGCAATGGCTGCAGAACGGGGGCATGAACTACACGCCGCTGTTCGGCATTCCCATCCTCATGGCCTCGGTGCTGGGCTCGCTCACGCTGGCGCTGGGCACCACGGCCACGGCCACGCTGCTGCTGCTGGGCAGCGTCTGGTGGCGCAGCCTGGACCCGAACGCGGGCGATGCCGCGCAGCACTACCTGCAGGCCGCGCTGACCGGCACCGGCTACTTCATGGTGGCCTACCTCGCGTACCAGCTGGCACAGCGCCTGCTGAGCGAACAGCAGATGGCGCAGCAGAGCCAGCAGCGCGCGCGCGAGCAGGGCCAGGTGAATGCGCTGGTGATCGAGAACCTGAGCGACGGCGTGCTCGTGCTGTCGCAGGACTGCAGCGTGCGCGCCGCCAACCCGGCGGCGCGGCAGCTCCTGGGCGGGCAGGCGGACGGCCTGACGCCGCCCTTCCTGCTGGGCGCGGAACCCGCCTGGGAGCCGCTGTGGCGCATGGCGCGCGCCACCTTCGCCAGCGGGCAGCCGCAGCGCGCCGACGTGGGCCTGCTGCACCCCGGCCAGAGCCCCACGGGCCTGCGCGTGCGCACCTGGCTCACAGCCGCGCAGCAGGGCGCGCGCGAGACCCGCACGGAGCCGCAGTGCGTGATGTTCCTGCACGACCTGCGCGAGCTGGAGGCGCGGCTGCGCACCGAGAAGCTCGCCGCCATGGGGCGCATGTCGGCCGCCGTGGCGCATGAAATCCGCAACCCCCTGGCCGCCATCGTGCAGGCCAACGCGCTGCTCGGCGAAGACCTCGGCGACCCGGCGCAGCAGCGGCTGTGCCACATGGTGCAGCAGAACGCCGAGCGCCTGGCGCGCATCGCCGAGGAGGTGCTGGACATCGCCCGCGTGCAGAACCAGATCAGCCATGCGCCGGCCGTTTCGCTGGCGCTGGACGAGGCCGTCGCGCAGGTCTGGAACGACTGGCGCGGCACCGAGCCGGCGCGGCGCCAGGCACTGGTGGCGCTGCAGGCGCCCGGGGTGCAGGTGGAGTTCGACGCCGAGCACCTGCGGCGCGTGCTCATCAACCTGCTGGACAACGCGCTGCGCTTCATGGGCACGCAGCCCGACTCGCTGCAGCTCCACACCCAGGCCGCCGGCACCGGCCTGGTCAGCCTGCAGGTGTGGAGCGACGGCGCGCCCCTCGACCCCTCGGTGGAGCGCCACCTGTTCGAGCCGTTCTTCTCCTCGCACAGCCGCTCCAGCGGCCTGGGGCTGTACATTTGCCGTGAGCTGTGCCAGCGCCACGGTGCCTCCCTGGCGTACCAGCGGCTGTCCCGCGCCACGGCGCGGGGCCCCGCTGGCGGCAACGCCTTCACCGTCACGTTCCGCAAGACCACGCGCCCGGCAGAGCCTGCGGGGCTTTTCGACACCCTCATGGTCTGA